In Crassostrea angulata isolate pt1a10 chromosome 6, ASM2561291v2, whole genome shotgun sequence, a genomic segment contains:
- the LOC128190353 gene encoding ganglioside-induced differentiation-associated protein 1-like, whose translation MAQSKAEKKFTLYYFPTSYSSQKVLLALFEKELTFTPRLVSLFSGQHNQPWYVKLNPEGAHVPVLKDEAADMIINEPENIMEYVDKSSENGETLFPDESSELGKQVRQLCKRLDMVEMDIITYGIIYHPHLSEAGCQISGAEQRSMRENFANRLSYLTELAAAHPALRDSYLTKSQIAAQKFDTITDEAKVKGHLEALKRLMKDIEQQLKDLKEKNGDVADVLWLFGPMFTSADIHLTVLLNRLTLLGMDKYYFPPDQCPHIDSYFSQVKKRPTYIRLEKEISTLRLTLLWENLKAWSPFLAGAAGIGVVAGGAYLVYKKNK comes from the exons ATGGCACAATCCAAGGCagagaaaaaatttacattgtattattttcCCACTTCATATTCTTCTCAAAAG gTACTGCTTGCTTTATTTGAGAAAGAGCTAACGTTCACCCCACGTCTTGTAAGTTTGTTTTCTGGACAACACAATCAACCATGGTATGTCAAACTAAATCCAGAGGGGGCACATGTTCCTGTTCTCAAAGATGAGGCAGCAGACATGATCATCAATGAGCCTGAAAACATTATGGAATATGTGGACAAATCCTCAGAAAATG GTGAGACATTATTTCCTGATGAATCTTCAGAACTTGGAAAACAGGTTAGACAGCTTTGTAAGCGGTTGGATATGGTGGAAATGGACATTATAACCTATGGTATTATTTATCATCCACATCTGTCCGAGGCAGGGTGTCAGATTTCAGGGGCGGAGCAAAGGAGTATGAGGG agaaTTTTGCAAATCGACTGAGTTACTTAACAGAGCTAGCAGCAGCTCATCCTGCACTAAGGGACAGCTACCTCACAAAAAGCCAAATTGCAGCTCAAAAATTTGACACCATAACAGATGAAGCCAAAGTTAAAGGTCACCTAGAGGCTCTTAAGCGTCTTATGAAAGATATCGAACAACAGCTGAAAGATCTGAAAGAGA AGAATGGAGATGTGGCAGATGTACTATGGTTGTTTGGACCAATGTTTACGTCTGCCGATATCCACCTAACGGTTTTGTTAAACCGCTTGACTTTGCTAGGCATGGACAAATATTATTTCCCACCAGACCAGTGCCCTCACATTGACAGTTATTTCTCACAGGTGAAGAAGCGTCCCACTTATATACGACTGGAGAAAGAAATCTCAACTTTGAGACTCACTTTACTTTGGGAAAACCTCAAAGCCTGGTCGCCTTTCTTAGCAGGGGCTGCTGGGATAGGCGTAGTTGCGGGAGGAGCCTATctagtttataaaaaaaataaatga
- the LOC128186485 gene encoding uncharacterized protein LOC128186485 → MESPTLQELTEHGRKMELKGTDLQKFILDQQTHYRELRAAERSKEKEEREYQLKREELDLERMKLAEAKGIAEAESKYKETLLKLEQQLQETKADISSNASAKVPKMPFFEETKDDIDSYLRRFERYATAQKWSGETWAVNLSALLRGRALDVYSLLPQERALDYATLKAALLKRFEKTEDGFRQHFRRCRPERGETFTQFSVRLASYLDRWIEIGKVNKTFQGLYDLVLRDQFLSVCNKDLILFLKERIPNNIQDMCALADQYKEARCANIQTLVNSSKKDTSVDSQNSSQSRPQLQRDQKETAGNPKDQPPKARMDITCYKCKKPGHFSYQCSKGRNSVGMAVDGKGSSDYSNPGKCAAFTTVTTTSSVSAANNFSILNTSYNACASVGSLPTSDGILNEHFVKVLRDTGCNGVVVRQALVPEEQLTGNKRLCILADGSQIEAPIARVSIDTPYFVGEVDAWCLKNPLFELIIGNIPKARDPSDPDRNWKPIQVNAVMTRQQAKREGKKDKPLHVPDIIGPELAFSPDDVIRAQGEDESLHKIRQLAEQPADESSKVRFFRKNGILYRSFQSPTVENNKKISQLIVPKPLRNKVMSLAHDSLMTGHLGSSRTAYKVMSEFYWPGVQADVRRYCRSCDICQRTTPKGRTTKVPLGEMPIIDVPFQRVAVDLIGPIQPATDRGNRYILTLVDFATRYPEAVALKGIETEKVAEALIDIFCRIGVPKEMLTDQGTQFTSELMAETSRLLSFRQLTTTPYHPMCNGLVERFNGTLKQILRRLCAERPKDWDKYLSAALFAYRDATQESLGFSPFELVYGRTVRGPM, encoded by the coding sequence ATGGAGTCGCCAACACTACAGGAGCTAACAGAACACGGGAGAAAGATGGAGTTGAAGGGGACAGACCTTCAGAAATTCATCTTGGATCAGCAAACTCATTATCGGGAGTTGAGAGCAGCAGAGAGATCTAAGGAGAAAGAGGAGAGAGAGTATCAGCTGAAGAGAGAAGAACTGGATTTGGAGAGGATGAAGTTAGCGGAAGCTAAAGGTATTGCTGAAGCTGAAAGTAAGTACAAAGAGACGTTACTTAAGCTTGAACAACAGTTACAAGAAACTAAAGCTGATATTTCTAGTAATGCTTCTGCTAAAGTGCCTAAAATGCCTTTCTTTGAAGAAACAAAAGATGATATTGATTCATATTTACGTCGTTTTGAGCGTTATGCTACAGCACAGAAGTGGAGCGGCGAAACGTGGGCGGTAAACCTTAGTGCGTTGCTACGGGGAAGAGCGTTGGACGTATACTCTCTTCTGCCACAAGAGAGGGCCCTAGACTATGCAACCCTGAAGGCAGCTCTGTTGAAACGTTTCGAGAAAACCGAGGATGGGTTTAGACAGCATTTTCGCAGATGTCGCCCAGAGAGAGGTGAGACGTTTACCCAGTTTTCTGTTAGATTAGCGAGCTATCTCGACAGATGGATAGAAATTGGGAAAGTGAACAAGACTTTTCAAGGACTATATGACTTAGTACTTCGTGATCAATTTCTATCAGTATGCAACAAAGACTTGATTTTGTTTCTTAAAGAACGCATTCCCAATAATATACAAGATATGTGTGCTTTGGCTGATCAATATAAGGAGGCAAGATGTGCTAACATTCAAACCTTAGTCAATTCTAGCAAAAAGGACACATCAGTTGATTCTCAGAATTCTAGCCAATCCAGACCTCAGCTTCAGCGGGATCAGAAGGAAACTGCAGGGAACCCCAAAGATCAACCACCCAAAGCAAGGATGGATATTACGTGCTACAAGTGTAAAAAACCAGGCCACTTCTCATATCAGTGTTCAAAGGGACGGAATTCTGTTGGGATGGCAGTCGACGGGAAAGGATCTTCGGATTACAGTAATCCAGGCAAGTGCGCTGCATTTACTACAGTAACTACTACCTCATCCGTATCCGCAGCAAACAATTTTAGTATACTGAACACTTCTTATAACGCTTGTGCATCAGTAGGTAGCTTGCCTACAAGTGATGGTATACTTAATGAACATTTTGTGAAAGTGTTGAGAGACACGGGGTGTAATGGGGTTGTTGTTCGTCAAGCGTTAGTTCCAGAGGAGCAACTGACAGGGAACAAGCGGCTTTGTATCCTTGCAGATGGATCGCAGATTGAGGCACCTATAGCTCGTGTGAGTATTGATACGCCATATTTTGTGGGTGAAGTTGATGCTTGGTGTTTGAAAAATCCTCTATTTGAGCTTATAATAGGAAACATCCCAAAAGCCAGAGACCCATCTGATCCAGATCGAAACTGGAAGCCGATTCAGGTGAATGCGGTGATGACGCGTCAGCAGGCGAAGCGGGAAGGTAAGAAGGACAAACCTCTTCATGTACCTGACATAATTGGTCCAGAACTTGCGTTTAGTCCAGATGACGTCATCAGAGCTCAAGGTGAAGATGAATCATTGCACAAGATAAGGCAGCTAGCTGAACAACCTGCAGACGAAAGCAGCAAAGTCCGATTCTTCCGGAAAAACGGTATTCTTTATCGATCTTTTCAATCACCTACAgttgaaaataataagaaaatatcTCAACTTATTGTGCCAAAACCTTTGAGAAACAAAGTAATGTCTCTTGCACACGATTCATTAATGACTGGACATTTAGGTTCAAGTAGGACAGCTTATAAAGTTATGTCTGAATTCTATTGGCCTGGGGTGCAGGCAGATGTGCGTCGTTATTGCAGATCGTGTGACATTTGTCAGAGAACGACTCCCAAAGGAAGGACAACAAAGGTTCCTCTAGGTGAAATGCCGATTATCGACGTCCCTTTTCAACGTGTAGCAGTGGACTTGATAGGACCGATACAGCCAGCTACGGACCGGGGCAATCGCTACATTTTGACGCTGGTGGACTTTGCTACTCGTTATCCGGAAGCTGTAGCACTTAAAGGTATAGAGACAGAGAAAGTTGCTGAAGCTTTGattgatatattttgtagaATTGGAGTTCCGAAAGAAATGCTTACGGACCAGGGTACGCAATTTACGTCAGAGCTGATGGCAGAGACGAGTCGCCTTCTTTCTTTTAGGCAGCTTACGACTACACCTTACCACCCGATGTGCAATGGTCTTGTTGAACGCTTCAATGGGACGCTGAAACAGATTCTACGGCGTTTATGTGCAGAACGACCGAAGGATTGGGACAAGTATTTATCAGCAGCTTTATTTGCATACCGTGACGCTACTCAAGAAAGTTTAGGTTTCTCGCCTTTTGAACTGGTGTATGGACGAACAGTGAGAGGACCGATGTGA